One genomic segment of Sanyastnella coralliicola includes these proteins:
- a CDS encoding valine--tRNA ligase: MQEIPTKYDPTTTEDKWYAYWMENELFKSVPDEREPYTIVIPPPNVTGVLHMGHMLNNTIQDVLIRRARMRGYNACWVPGTDHASIATEAKVVRKLREEGIKKSDLSRDGFLEHAWEWTHKHGGIILDQLKKLGASCDWDRTRFTMDEKYYESVIDTFIDLFEKGKIYRGERMINWDPAALTALSDEEVIYKEVNSKLYHVRYQVAGSDEWLTIATTRPETILGDTAICIHPDDERYTHLHGKKAIVPLVNREIPIILDDYVDMEFGTGCLKVTPAHDVNDYDLGEKHGLETINIMNANGTLSEEATMYVGMDRFDVRKQISADLKEKGHLVKEEEYMNKVGFSERTDVVIEPRLSLQWWLDMKELSKPALENVENDTIRFFPPKFKNSYRNWMENIKDWCISRQLWWGHQIPAYYYGEGDNDFVVAKTPEEALTKAQEKSGNASMTAADLKQDEDVMDTWFSSWLWPISVFDGFYTKEEVDYYYPTNDLVTAPEIMFFWVARMIIAGYEYRNEFPFRNVYYTGIVRDKLGRKMSKSLGNSPDPIDLMKEYGADGVRVGMLLTSPAGNDLPFDAKLCEQGRNFSNKIWNAFRLVKGWEVADVEQPEAAKRGIEWMDARLAKAISEINDLYDRFKISEALMATYRLIWDDFCSWYLEMVKPVYGSPIDRTTIEATTKYFETVLRLLHPFMPFISEEIWQLLNERKDASESICLATWPEAGAQNEGLLKDFEATQEVVASVRNIRKDKQIPNKNPLQLSVKLNEGYNKDFDAVVAHLCNVEAVDYVSEKVDQAFSFMVATNEFFVPFGETVDLEAEKEKLQKELDYQKGFLISVSKKLSNERFVNNAPEAVVASERKKQADAESKIQAIEEKLASLN; encoded by the coding sequence ATGCAGGAGATACCTACTAAGTACGACCCTACAACCACTGAAGATAAGTGGTACGCTTACTGGATGGAAAACGAGCTGTTTAAATCAGTTCCAGACGAACGTGAGCCTTATACGATCGTCATCCCACCGCCGAACGTCACCGGGGTCTTGCACATGGGACACATGCTGAACAATACGATTCAGGATGTTTTGATTCGTCGTGCGCGTATGCGTGGGTACAATGCATGTTGGGTGCCTGGAACCGATCACGCATCGATTGCGACGGAAGCGAAAGTAGTACGCAAGCTGCGTGAAGAAGGCATTAAGAAGTCTGACCTTTCACGTGATGGTTTCTTGGAGCACGCGTGGGAGTGGACACACAAACACGGGGGTATCATCCTTGACCAATTGAAAAAGTTGGGTGCGAGTTGCGACTGGGATCGCACGCGCTTTACGATGGATGAGAAGTACTACGAAAGTGTAATCGACACCTTCATTGATCTTTTCGAGAAAGGAAAAATCTATCGTGGTGAGCGCATGATCAACTGGGATCCAGCGGCACTCACAGCACTTTCTGATGAAGAGGTGATCTATAAGGAGGTGAACTCAAAACTGTACCACGTTCGCTACCAAGTAGCAGGTTCCGATGAGTGGTTGACGATTGCAACTACTCGTCCGGAAACCATCTTGGGAGATACAGCAATTTGTATTCACCCAGACGACGAACGCTACACACACCTTCATGGGAAGAAGGCCATTGTGCCACTCGTCAATCGCGAGATTCCAATCATCTTGGATGATTACGTAGATATGGAATTCGGAACAGGATGTTTGAAAGTAACACCTGCACACGATGTAAATGACTACGACCTCGGCGAGAAACACGGCTTGGAGACGATTAACATCATGAATGCGAACGGTACATTGAGCGAAGAAGCGACCATGTACGTGGGCATGGATCGTTTTGATGTACGTAAGCAGATCTCAGCTGACCTGAAAGAAAAAGGTCACCTCGTGAAAGAGGAGGAGTACATGAATAAAGTGGGCTTCTCGGAAAGAACAGATGTGGTTATTGAACCGCGTCTTTCGCTTCAGTGGTGGTTAGATATGAAAGAGCTGTCAAAGCCAGCCTTGGAGAATGTGGAGAACGATACGATTCGTTTCTTCCCTCCAAAGTTCAAGAACAGCTACCGTAACTGGATGGAGAACATCAAGGATTGGTGTATCTCTCGTCAGTTGTGGTGGGGACATCAAATACCGGCCTACTATTACGGAGAAGGCGACAATGATTTTGTTGTGGCGAAGACTCCTGAAGAGGCATTGACGAAAGCACAGGAGAAATCTGGAAATGCTTCCATGACTGCTGCAGACCTCAAGCAAGATGAAGACGTAATGGATACGTGGTTCTCTTCTTGGCTTTGGCCAATCAGCGTTTTTGATGGATTCTACACGAAGGAAGAAGTAGACTACTACTACCCAACAAACGACTTGGTAACGGCGCCAGAGATTATGTTCTTCTGGGTAGCAAGAATGATCATCGCCGGATACGAGTACCGCAATGAGTTCCCGTTCCGCAATGTGTACTACACAGGTATCGTACGTGATAAACTTGGTCGTAAGATGAGTAAGTCGCTAGGGAACTCACCTGACCCAATCGACTTGATGAAAGAGTACGGTGCAGATGGGGTACGTGTTGGGATGCTTTTGACCTCACCGGCAGGGAACGACCTTCCGTTCGATGCGAAATTGTGTGAGCAAGGACGAAACTTCTCGAACAAGATTTGGAATGCGTTCCGCCTTGTAAAAGGATGGGAGGTAGCTGACGTAGAACAGCCAGAAGCTGCTAAGCGAGGAATTGAATGGATGGATGCTCGTCTAGCGAAAGCTATTTCAGAAATCAATGACCTCTACGATCGTTTCAAGATTTCAGAGGCACTCATGGCGACTTACCGTCTGATTTGGGATGATTTCTGTTCGTGGTACCTCGAGATGGTGAAGCCAGTATACGGTTCACCGATTGATCGCACTACGATTGAAGCAACGACAAAGTATTTCGAAACCGTGCTTCGACTTCTTCACCCATTCATGCCATTTATCTCAGAGGAGATTTGGCAACTTTTGAATGAGCGAAAAGATGCTTCTGAATCCATTTGTTTGGCTACGTGGCCAGAAGCTGGTGCACAGAATGAAGGTCTATTGAAAGACTTCGAGGCTACACAAGAGGTTGTAGCAAGCGTTCGTAACATCCGCAAAGACAAGCAGATTCCAAACAAGAATCCACTGCAGTTGAGCGTGAAGTTGAATGAAGGCTACAACAAGGATTTCGACGCCGTAGTGGCACACCTTTGCAATGTGGAGGCAGTTGACTACGTATCAGAAAAGGTGGATCAAGCCTTCTCATTCATGGTAGCAACCAATGAATTCTTCGTTCCATTTGGTGAAACAGTAGACCTTGAAGCAGAGAAAGAGAAGCTTCAGAAAGAACTCGATTACCAGAAAGGATTCCTCATCAGCGTGAGCAAGAAGCTCTCAAATGAGCGCTTCGTAAATAACGCTCCAGAGGCAGTTGTCGCTTCGGAACGCAAGAAGCAAGCAGATGCTGAATCCAAGATTCAGGCGATCGAAGAGAAATTGGCTTCTTTGAACTAG
- a CDS encoding DUF1573 domain-containing protein, with amino-acid sequence MKQVLYTLFFLLAVGFTANAQEVTNGPVISLDKEIHDYGTIPQGADGGCEFTVTNTGTSALTITRCKGSCGCTVPKCDKAPINPGETSSISVKYDTKRIGPINKSVTITSNAVNEPTKVIRIKGKVEAESGAGAPVKQTASGAPVNK; translated from the coding sequence ATGAAACAAGTACTTTATACCCTTTTCTTCCTTCTTGCAGTAGGATTCACTGCAAATGCACAAGAAGTAACTAATGGTCCTGTGATCTCATTGGACAAAGAAATTCACGATTACGGAACAATCCCTCAGGGAGCTGACGGTGGATGTGAGTTTACAGTAACAAACACTGGAACTAGCGCATTGACAATCACTCGTTGTAAAGGATCTTGTGGATGTACTGTACCTAAGTGCGACAAAGCACCTATCAACCCAGGAGAGACATCTTCGATTTCTGTGAAGTATGACACAAAGCGTATCGGCCCTATCAACAAGTCGGTAACGATTACTTCAAACGCGGTGAATGAGCCTACGAAGGTGATCCGTATCAAAGGTAAAGTAGAGGCCGAGTCTGGAGCTGGAGCTCCTGTGAAGCAGACTGCTTCTGGCGCACCTGTAAACAAGTAA
- a CDS encoding aminotransferase class I/II-fold pyridoxal phosphate-dependent enzyme: MLKALENALEKRREEDRLRMLRDELPPVDFSSNDYLGLGAEEVNLSADRSSASSSRSITGNYPRLRTLETFLAERFQGDEATFFQSGFEANQALFSMLSDLGVTVLFDEYIHASIRSSLFRSRGKAWSFKHNDLTDLRMKLERSEGECVVVTEGLFSMHGDSPDLEAISALKSEFDFALIVDEAHSNGFFGEHGIGTSESQDVIADVDVRIQTFGKAFGIQGAAIVQKRESRSAVRREKTSIKEALANFSRPFIYTTAPSPLLTELCFHGLRRWDQAQEQRELLGENIQHYLMRAKDYAEASMNRGQVQFYSVGGNRATLQCSQAFSERGYDLKAILSPTVPEGQEGLRICLHAFNSKAEIDAIFDIFDYIRTN, from the coding sequence ATGCTGAAAGCTCTGGAAAATGCCTTGGAAAAACGACGGGAGGAAGACCGTTTGCGTATGCTACGCGACGAGCTTCCTCCCGTTGATTTTTCTAGCAATGACTACCTCGGCCTTGGTGCGGAGGAAGTCAACCTCTCAGCAGACCGAAGTAGTGCTTCTTCCTCTCGCAGCATTACCGGTAACTACCCTCGCTTGCGGACGCTAGAGACTTTTCTTGCGGAGCGCTTTCAAGGAGACGAAGCCACCTTCTTTCAGTCTGGTTTTGAAGCGAATCAAGCCTTGTTCTCGATGCTGTCTGATCTTGGTGTGACCGTTCTCTTTGACGAGTACATTCATGCGAGCATTCGTTCTTCTTTATTTCGCTCTCGCGGAAAAGCGTGGTCGTTCAAGCACAACGACCTCACGGATCTCCGAATGAAATTGGAGCGCAGCGAAGGGGAATGCGTGGTTGTTACCGAAGGACTATTCAGCATGCATGGCGATTCGCCTGACCTCGAAGCTATCTCAGCACTAAAGTCTGAATTCGATTTCGCCTTGATCGTTGATGAAGCGCATTCCAATGGATTCTTTGGTGAGCATGGTATTGGAACTTCCGAGTCTCAGGATGTCATCGCAGATGTAGATGTTCGCATTCAGACTTTTGGAAAGGCCTTCGGAATACAAGGAGCCGCCATTGTGCAGAAGCGAGAATCGCGTTCCGCCGTTAGGCGAGAAAAAACATCAATCAAAGAAGCCCTGGCAAACTTCTCTCGTCCGTTTATTTACACTACTGCGCCTTCGCCGCTTCTCACTGAATTGTGTTTTCACGGCCTGCGCAGATGGGATCAAGCGCAGGAGCAGCGCGAGTTATTGGGTGAGAACATTCAGCACTATTTGATGCGCGCGAAAGATTACGCCGAGGCGTCAATGAACCGCGGACAGGTACAGTTTTATTCAGTTGGTGGTAATCGTGCAACCCTTCAATGCTCGCAGGCGTTTTCAGAACGAGGCTATGATCTGAAAGCGATTCTTTCACCTACGGTTCCGGAAGGACAGGAAGGTCTAAGAATCTGTCTTCATGCCTTTAATTCGAAGGCGGAGATTGATGCCATCTTCGACATCTTTGATTACATTAGAACAAACTGA
- the bioD gene encoding dethiobiotin synthase: protein MEYFVSGIGTDVGKTIVSALLCEALQADYWKPVQSGDLDNSDSKTIRSLISDDLHIFDEAYRLTTPASPHYSAEVDGVRIEPAKIHRPVNQRPLIIEGAGGLHVPLNDDQTILDLLMVWDIPVILVSRNYLGSINHTLLSIEVLQQRGIPIAGVVFNGTPTPSSEEVIAKYSGITVLGHIPEIANPDKDVIRSLAIRWREELTRKLDERHPMNVEMEKKVRLLVERGA from the coding sequence ATGGAATATTTTGTTTCTGGAATTGGGACGGATGTAGGGAAAACAATTGTTTCAGCTCTTCTATGTGAAGCACTCCAGGCAGATTACTGGAAACCAGTTCAATCTGGAGACCTAGACAACTCCGATAGCAAAACAATCAGGTCATTAATCTCTGATGATCTCCACATATTTGACGAAGCTTACCGATTAACCACTCCTGCATCTCCGCATTATTCAGCTGAGGTAGACGGCGTACGCATCGAGCCAGCTAAAATTCATCGTCCGGTCAACCAACGTCCGCTCATCATCGAAGGAGCAGGTGGCTTGCACGTACCATTGAACGATGACCAAACCATCCTTGATCTATTAATGGTCTGGGACATCCCTGTGATCCTAGTGAGTCGTAATTACCTCGGGTCTATCAATCACACGCTTCTTTCCATCGAAGTACTTCAGCAACGCGGTATTCCTATTGCCGGTGTCGTCTTTAACGGAACTCCAACCCCTTCATCCGAAGAGGTCATCGCCAAATACTCAGGCATCACCGTCCTCGGACACATCCCTGAAATTGCGAACCCAGACAAAGATGTTATCCGCTCCCTAGCCATCCGCTGGAGAGAAGAACTCACCCGCAAGTTGGATGAACGCCATCCGATGAATGTGGAGATGGAGAAGAAAGTCCGTTTGTTGGTAGAGCGAGGGGCTTAG
- a CDS encoding T9SS type A sorting domain-containing protein yields the protein MKKIFTLMAMMLLVGATQMNAQRYLEEIFDEVEVTTDVQYGTNASVLAYAIFGEAIPEDLIMDVYEPSGDTESERPLILYFHTGNFLPHPDNLSPSGLRTDSATVEICNRFARMGYVVASCDYRLGWNPLAETQEERVNTLINAAYRGVQDARTCARYFRMDAEENGNEFGIDTERIAIWGQGTGGYISLAASTLDDYTDILLPKFTLENDGNPIPMVIESVNGDIFGTSFGVNPLDGDTLCYVNHPGYDSDFGVCVNMGGALGDISWLDDTDGPFISFQSPSDPFAPYEEGIVIVPGVNLPVVEVQGSYLVQQLCATLGNNDVFATTDFGDPFTAAADEDNDGYDGLFPFVRPEGFEADTAPWEFWDPDNNPNSAAGFATNPDMTAMKARTFIDTIQAYAAPRMMCALNLPDNPCALGAPENDLCDNAIDVNPLFGQGEDQTQMSDTYTNVGATAEDLDIGYDCFEDNNNEAPSIESTVWFTFTGDGEWYNISTSDCGGTAEFFEGDTQMAIYEGPCVDLGPVACNEDIDFDNGDYYSEVLIETTAGTEYYIMVDGYDYTGFGAEPATGDFCLEITQTFVNIEEVNSIGLNMFPNPATTSLNLTADQNIEYVEIFDMNGRMIESININATRAEIDVEAWNTGVYTVRVQSGNSTVVERFVKK from the coding sequence ATGAAGAAAATCTTTACTCTTATGGCAATGATGCTTCTCGTGGGTGCAACGCAAATGAACGCGCAGCGCTACCTCGAGGAGATCTTTGATGAAGTGGAAGTAACTACTGATGTTCAGTACGGTACGAACGCTTCTGTTCTTGCATACGCTATCTTCGGAGAAGCAATTCCTGAAGACCTAATCATGGATGTTTATGAGCCATCTGGCGATACTGAATCTGAGCGTCCATTGATTCTTTACTTCCACACTGGAAACTTCCTACCTCACCCTGATAACCTATCACCAAGCGGACTTCGTACAGATTCAGCGACTGTTGAGATTTGTAACCGTTTTGCTCGTATGGGTTACGTTGTAGCAAGCTGTGATTACCGTCTAGGATGGAACCCACTTGCTGAAACACAGGAAGAGCGTGTGAATACACTGATCAACGCTGCTTACCGCGGTGTTCAGGATGCACGTACTTGCGCTCGTTACTTCCGCATGGATGCTGAAGAGAACGGAAACGAGTTCGGAATTGACACAGAGCGCATCGCGATCTGGGGACAAGGAACAGGTGGTTACATCTCTTTGGCGGCATCTACGCTAGATGATTACACTGATATCCTACTTCCTAAGTTCACTTTGGAGAACGACGGAAACCCAATTCCAATGGTAATCGAATCGGTGAACGGAGACATCTTCGGAACATCTTTCGGTGTGAATCCACTTGATGGTGATACTCTATGTTACGTAAACCACCCAGGATACGATTCTGATTTCGGTGTTTGTGTAAACATGGGTGGTGCACTTGGAGACATCTCTTGGCTAGATGACACTGATGGTCCATTCATCTCATTCCAGTCACCTTCAGATCCATTCGCTCCTTACGAGGAAGGAATCGTAATCGTACCAGGTGTAAACCTACCTGTAGTAGAGGTTCAGGGTAGCTACCTTGTTCAGCAACTTTGTGCTACACTTGGAAACAACGACGTATTCGCTACTACTGACTTCGGTGATCCATTCACTGCAGCTGCAGACGAAGACAACGACGGATACGATGGTCTCTTCCCGTTCGTTCGTCCAGAAGGATTCGAAGCTGATACAGCACCATGGGAATTCTGGGATCCAGACAACAACCCGAACAGTGCAGCTGGTTTCGCAACAAACCCTGATATGACAGCAATGAAGGCGCGTACATTCATCGATACAATCCAGGCGTACGCTGCGCCTCGTATGATGTGTGCATTGAACCTTCCTGACAACCCATGTGCTCTTGGAGCTCCTGAGAACGACCTATGTGATAACGCGATTGACGTGAACCCACTATTCGGTCAAGGAGAAGATCAAACACAGATGTCTGATACTTACACGAACGTAGGTGCAACAGCTGAAGATCTTGATATCGGTTACGATTGTTTCGAAGACAACAACAACGAAGCACCTAGCATTGAGTCTACTGTATGGTTCACATTCACAGGAGACGGTGAGTGGTACAACATCTCTACAAGCGATTGTGGTGGTACTGCTGAATTCTTCGAAGGTGATACGCAGATGGCGATCTACGAAGGTCCTTGTGTTGATCTAGGTCCTGTTGCTTGTAACGAAGACATCGATTTCGATAACGGTGACTACTACAGCGAAGTATTGATCGAAACTACCGCTGGTACTGAGTACTACATCATGGTAGACGGATACGACTACACTGGATTCGGAGCTGAGCCTGCGACTGGTGACTTCTGCCTAGAGATCACACAGACTTTCGTAAACATCGAAGAAGTGAATTCAATCGGACTAAACATGTTCCCGAACCCAGCAACAACGTCATTGAACTTGACTGCTGATCAGAACATCGAGTACGTAGAGATTTTCGACATGAACGGACGTATGATCGAAAGCATCAACATCAACGCAACTCGCGCGGAAATCGATGTTGAAGCTTGGAACACTGGTGTTTACACCGTACGTGTACAATCAGGAAACTCAACTGTAGTAGAGCGCTTCGTGAAGAAGTAA
- a CDS encoding SIMPL domain-containing protein (The SIMPL domain is named for its presence in mouse protein SIMPL (signalling molecule that associates with mouse pelle-like kinase). Bacterial member BP26, from Brucella, was shown to assemble into a channel-like structure, while YggE from E. coli has been associated with resistance to oxidative stress.) encodes MKKLLLLIVLIAISPLLSAQASGNILYNETSRWAAQAQQVAHPKAAQPNQDHMVIDINGLINVKADSYLAIFHVVQMGETAAEADSLVSARIEGFRNIMMKEGLREQDILPDMLSLVPVYEVAVTKKLFTKNYTEIPAGFEIQKNLHVHFTDAAMLDRIVTAAAINEIYDLIKVDYYVKNHRAFYDSLRMEAMAVLSDRIEQLQDLGIPVGEEWRQTSDRQGIFFPLERYVNYKPVVKTGIEAIQKRKRDEVDTITAEQRSTVYYNKVGYNGFDFVINPEIIEPAVQYTYNLQVRLFIERPKDEPKEEVVVAKPEPEVKIEVQTRYILVDQNGNVKELPYAAGRKP; translated from the coding sequence ATGAAAAAGCTCCTCCTGTTGATCGTCTTGATCGCGATCTCCCCTCTCCTTTCGGCGCAAGCCTCAGGAAACATCCTTTACAACGAAACAAGCCGTTGGGCTGCTCAAGCACAACAAGTGGCCCACCCGAAGGCTGCTCAGCCCAATCAAGATCACATGGTGATCGACATTAACGGACTGATCAACGTGAAGGCTGATTCGTACCTGGCCATCTTCCACGTTGTTCAAATGGGCGAAACTGCAGCTGAAGCTGATTCATTGGTTTCTGCTCGTATTGAGGGCTTCCGAAACATTATGATGAAGGAAGGCCTGAGAGAACAAGACATTCTTCCAGACATGTTGAGCTTGGTGCCAGTCTATGAAGTGGCGGTGACCAAGAAGCTCTTCACTAAAAACTACACGGAGATTCCTGCTGGATTCGAAATCCAGAAAAACCTACACGTACATTTCACAGATGCAGCTATGCTCGACCGTATCGTAACGGCAGCTGCCATCAACGAAATCTACGATCTCATCAAGGTTGATTACTACGTCAAAAACCACCGTGCATTCTACGACAGCCTGCGCATGGAAGCCATGGCTGTGCTTTCTGATCGCATCGAACAATTGCAAGACCTCGGTATTCCGGTAGGAGAAGAATGGCGTCAAACAAGTGATCGCCAAGGTATCTTCTTCCCACTTGAACGCTATGTGAACTACAAGCCCGTAGTAAAAACAGGCATCGAAGCCATCCAAAAACGCAAGCGGGATGAAGTAGACACCATCACCGCTGAGCAGCGTTCAACCGTCTACTACAACAAGGTAGGTTACAACGGTTTCGACTTTGTGATCAATCCAGAAATCATTGAACCGGCCGTTCAATACACCTACAATCTCCAAGTACGCCTCTTCATCGAACGTCCAAAAGATGAGCCGAAAGAGGAAGTAGTGGTGGCCAAACCAGAACCCGAAGTAAAGATTGAAGTTCAAACGCGGTACATTCTGGTTGATCAAAATGGGAATGTGAAGGAGTTGCCATACGCAGCAGGTAGAAAGCCGTAA
- a CDS encoding DUF1573 domain-containing protein, which produces MLKSTVLILCTLLSSALAFAQEAELSFDHKVHKFDKVEEGEQLEHVFPFTNTGDAPLIITKYDVECVCTKAFFPKEPILPGESAEVRVTFDTEGKIGWQYRTIKLYSNSKNPVTEIELRVKVK; this is translated from the coding sequence ATGCTGAAGAGCACTGTACTGATACTATGCACACTTTTGAGCTCCGCTCTTGCGTTCGCGCAGGAAGCGGAGCTTTCTTTTGACCATAAGGTGCATAAGTTCGACAAGGTCGAAGAGGGGGAACAACTCGAACATGTTTTCCCATTCACCAACACCGGTGATGCTCCCCTGATCATCACGAAATACGATGTAGAATGCGTTTGTACGAAGGCATTCTTCCCAAAGGAGCCTATCCTTCCAGGTGAAAGCGCTGAAGTACGCGTCACCTTTGACACCGAAGGAAAAATCGGCTGGCAGTACCGTACGATTAAGCTGTACTCAAATTCGAAAAATCCGGTCACAGAAATTGAGCTTCGTGTGAAGGTGAAATGA